The proteins below are encoded in one region of Vespula pensylvanica isolate Volc-1 chromosome 4, ASM1446617v1, whole genome shotgun sequence:
- the LOC122628800 gene encoding uncharacterized protein LOC122628800 — MEIHNTFLIIFKTFLLNLLIFESVKAEIEPIVCSGSGRFALNDISCQYYYECFEDLPTIFKCPDDTVFDHIRKTCVLPTEYACDMLPKTTTNPYKCLTSGRFPIDDPTCQKYYLCYWSAKGYLKKILKCPNQTIFDPIRKLCVLRTTYTCSESTTKLN; from the coding sequence ATGGAAATACATAATAcgtttctcattatttttaaaactttcttGCTAAATCTTCTGATATTTGAATCAGTGAAAGCTGAAATTGAGCCAATTGTATGTAGTGGATCTGGAAGGTTTGCTTTAAATGATATCAGTTGTCAATACTACTACGAGTGTTTTGAGGATCTACCTACCATATTCAAATGTCCCGATGACACAGTATTCGATCATATTAGAAAAACATGTGTATTGCCAACAGAATATGCTTGCGATATGCTTCCAAAGACGACAACCAATCCATATAAGTGTTTAACTTCAGGTCGATTCCCTATCGACGATCCAACTTGTCAAAAATATTACTTGTGTTACTGGAGTGCAAAAGGatatctaaagaaaatattaaaatgtccAAATCAGACAATTTTCGATCctataagaaaattatgtgTTTTGCGCACAACTTATACTTGCAGTGAATCTACtactaaattaaattga